AAATCGTTCATTGTCCTGCGATATCCATGTAAAACGATCTTCTTTCTGGGCTGAGGGAAAGAATTTCATCCTCTCGCCAGCCATACGCTTCAGCGAGGATGTGTACTTCATTTAGGAGACGTTTAGTCTCCGCTGTGATCTCCAAAAAGAAGAAGATGACAATATCGAGCAGGGATTCCCACGATTCGCCGCAAAGAGGGCAGTGGAGGTCAAGCATGATTTCCGATAATGGATCGCTTTGGGATAATTTTGTGGATAGAATTTGTACTACTTCCTGCGGCAGATCACATGCCGGTACAGGTATGCCGTCGCGGGTGGCATTGACGACGGCTTTTTCGATCAAATACATTCGCGCATCACTGATCTCTTCAAGGTTTTGTGTTTCGAGGAGATCCCTTCCAGTTATCGGACGAAAAGTGATTTCGAAATTTCCTGAAC
This Nitrospinota bacterium DNA region includes the following protein-coding sequences:
- a CDS encoding phage baseplate protein, which translates into the protein MRSLNTFDVIGTWERGEGRYVTDTALSLLMPAFPEKSLSDLADLTVGQRDAALFELFEKTFGKKIPGFAKCPKCDEHLEFDMSTVDFRTTITPDLDRKFSSGNFEITFRPITGRDLLETQNLEEISDARMYLIEKAVVNATRDGIPVPACDLPQEVVQILSTKLSQSDPLSEIMLDLHCPLCGESWESLLDIVIFFFLEITAETKRLLNEVHILAEAYGWREDEILSLSPERRSFYMDIAGQ